A stretch of Cupriavidus necator DNA encodes these proteins:
- a CDS encoding AraC family transcriptional regulator: MSPTAGWSAAASRSPVSRGGDLDRIQSLSGRVFGPTRLRATEADAALDARIDTSTIGRLTLVTIAYNQAVQIEPQPNKDEFVIQTVLAGTCRVETPRGAMLMPPGATFVFSPTVPATLSLDPGCERFSVVIRRQLIDEAFRQQFSFEPPVPIEFDMQPVADDGRAARWQALVSYLRAETRVRREGSGVPAVDGSIERIVLSTLLLDRFAADGNMLPRRFEAVLPDYVRNAIAYLRANLEQPLTLEQIAAHCGVSARTLQLGFRKSKNTTPMEYLRLLRLHGARADLQRARQQKGMVSAIALRHGFTHLSLFSREYRREFGELPSQTLRAAAQQGG; encoded by the coding sequence ATGTCACCCACCGCAGGATGGTCTGCTGCTGCCTCCCGCTCGCCAGTCAGCCGCGGCGGTGACCTCGACCGCATCCAGTCTCTGTCCGGCCGCGTGTTCGGTCCCACGCGGCTGCGCGCGACGGAGGCCGATGCGGCGCTCGATGCCCGTATCGACACCAGCACCATCGGCCGGCTGACGCTGGTCACCATTGCCTACAACCAGGCAGTGCAGATCGAGCCGCAGCCGAACAAGGATGAGTTCGTGATCCAGACCGTGCTGGCGGGTACGTGCCGCGTGGAGACCCCGCGCGGTGCGATGCTGATGCCGCCGGGGGCGACCTTTGTGTTCTCGCCCACCGTGCCGGCCACGTTGTCGCTGGATCCGGGCTGCGAGCGCTTCAGCGTGGTGATCCGCCGGCAGCTGATCGACGAGGCGTTCCGCCAGCAGTTCAGCTTCGAGCCGCCGGTGCCGATTGAATTCGACATGCAGCCGGTGGCGGACGATGGCCGCGCCGCGCGCTGGCAGGCGCTGGTGAGCTACCTGCGCGCGGAAACGCGGGTGCGGCGCGAAGGCAGCGGCGTGCCGGCGGTGGACGGCAGCATCGAGCGCATCGTGCTGTCGACACTGCTGCTCGACCGCTTTGCCGCGGACGGCAATATGCTGCCGCGCCGGTTCGAGGCGGTGCTGCCTGACTATGTGCGCAATGCCATCGCCTACCTGCGCGCCAATCTTGAACAGCCGCTGACGCTGGAGCAGATCGCCGCACATTGCGGCGTATCGGCGCGCACCTTGCAGCTGGGTTTTCGCAAGAGCAAGAACACCACGCCGATGGAGTACCTGCGTCTGCTGCGCCTGCATGGCGCACGCGCCGATCTGCAACGGGCGCGGCAACAGAAGGGGATGGTCAGCGCGATTGCGCTGCGGCACGGCTTTACGCACCTGAGCCTGTTCTCGCGCGAGTACCGGCGCGAGTTTGGCGAGCTGCCGTCGCAGACCTTGCGGGCGGCAGCGCAGCAGGGGGGCTGA
- a CDS encoding CaiB/BaiF CoA transferase family protein — translation MKPSLRPLDGITVLALEHAVAAPFASRQLADLGARVIKVERPLVGDFARDYDHSVHGQSSFFVWANRGKESLTLDLKKPEAKAIVHKLLAEADVFIQNLAPGAAQRMGLDFESLHADYPELIVCDISGYGDSGPYRDKKAYDLLIQAAAGLISVSGTEAAPSRTGISIADIAAGMYAYTGILSALLQRARTGAGLRVEVTMLEALSEWMSYPLNFAHYGGTPPARNGVAHPGIAPYGQYQTGDGASVIFGLQNEREWQRFCSEVLEDPALAADDRFNSNLQRVANRAALDQEIASHLRSMTGEQLVKRLDRGGIANSPLNDMHDVWQHAQFAARNRWREVQTPGGAIQALLPPATLSGVPASMGNVPAVGEHSASVLKSLGMNEAEIEALVAAGTI, via the coding sequence ATGAAACCCAGCCTACGCCCCCTTGATGGCATCACCGTTCTGGCGCTTGAGCACGCTGTAGCGGCGCCCTTCGCCAGCCGCCAGCTCGCCGATCTCGGCGCCCGCGTCATCAAGGTGGAACGCCCGCTCGTTGGCGATTTCGCCCGCGACTATGACCATTCCGTGCACGGCCAGTCGTCGTTCTTTGTCTGGGCAAATCGCGGCAAGGAAAGCCTCACGCTGGATCTCAAGAAGCCCGAGGCCAAGGCGATCGTGCACAAGCTGCTCGCCGAAGCGGACGTGTTCATCCAGAACCTGGCGCCGGGAGCCGCCCAACGCATGGGACTGGACTTCGAGTCATTGCATGCTGACTATCCTGAGCTGATCGTCTGCGATATCTCAGGGTATGGTGACAGCGGGCCATACCGCGACAAGAAGGCCTATGACCTGTTGATCCAGGCCGCTGCGGGCCTGATCTCGGTAAGCGGTACGGAAGCTGCGCCGTCGCGCACCGGCATTTCCATCGCGGACATTGCCGCTGGCATGTACGCCTATACCGGCATCCTGTCCGCCTTGCTGCAACGCGCACGGACTGGCGCCGGCCTCCGGGTTGAAGTCACCATGCTCGAGGCGTTGAGCGAATGGATGTCATATCCCCTGAACTTTGCTCACTATGGCGGCACGCCGCCGGCACGCAACGGCGTTGCGCATCCGGGTATCGCCCCCTATGGCCAGTACCAGACCGGCGATGGGGCCAGCGTCATCTTCGGGCTGCAGAACGAACGGGAATGGCAGCGGTTCTGCTCCGAGGTGCTGGAGGACCCGGCCCTGGCGGCAGATGACCGCTTTAACTCCAATCTCCAACGCGTCGCCAATCGCGCGGCGCTGGACCAGGAGATCGCCAGTCATCTCCGCTCCATGACCGGGGAACAGCTGGTCAAACGTCTCGATCGCGGGGGCATTGCCAACTCGCCCCTGAACGACATGCATGATGTTTGGCAGCACGCGCAATTTGCCGCACGCAATCGCTGGCGGGAAGTCCAGACGCCGGGTGGCGCCATCCAGGCACTTCTGCCGCCGGCTACGCTGTCGGGCGTACCGGCTTCCATGGGGAATGTTCCGGCAGTCGGCGAGCACTCTGCTTCTGTCCTGAAGTCGCTCGGCATGAACGAGGCAGAGATCGAGGCACTGGTGGCGGCGGGCACGATCTGA
- a CDS encoding nucleobase:cation symporter-2 family protein, whose protein sequence is MQAAVHPVDQVLPARAMATLGFQHMLVSYLGAIAVPMIVAGALKMTPAQTTMLISTALFTSGIATLLQTVGFWKFGVRLPLMQGVAFSSVGPVIAIGADPSLGFNGVCGAIIAAGVIAMFLAPIIGKLKRFFPPVVSGCTITAVGLSLFPVSFHWFGGGRGASDFGAPIFFIVAFGVVALILFINRHGGELIRNLSVVIGLLVGGAVAWMLGMGSFDEVARAPWFTMVTPFAFGMPTFNVGAITTMVIVMVVQMVESMGLFIAVGDIVKRPLTERDATRGLRANGLASAIGGMFAAFPYIAFMENVGLVIVTGVRSRWVVATCGAMLCAVALVPKIGALFASIPAAALGGATMVMFGVVVAAGIKTLGEVEYDRNPNNLSIVSITLGCAMMPVMLPGMLEKLPGFLQPFVHSSVIIACVVSVLLNLILNGVPAREADELPASADNVQGV, encoded by the coding sequence ATGCAAGCAGCGGTTCACCCCGTCGACCAGGTCCTGCCGGCACGCGCCATGGCGACGCTCGGCTTCCAGCACATGCTGGTCAGTTATCTCGGTGCCATCGCCGTGCCGATGATCGTGGCCGGCGCACTCAAGATGACGCCGGCGCAGACCACCATGCTGATCAGCACCGCGCTGTTCACCTCCGGCATCGCCACCCTGCTGCAGACCGTCGGCTTCTGGAAGTTCGGCGTGCGCCTGCCGCTGATGCAGGGCGTTGCATTCAGTTCAGTGGGCCCCGTCATCGCCATTGGCGCCGATCCGTCGCTGGGCTTCAACGGCGTCTGCGGCGCCATCATCGCCGCGGGCGTAATCGCGATGTTCCTTGCGCCGATCATTGGCAAGCTCAAGCGCTTCTTCCCGCCGGTGGTTAGCGGTTGCACCATCACCGCGGTGGGCCTGTCGCTGTTCCCGGTTTCGTTTCACTGGTTTGGAGGCGGAAGGGGGGCGTCGGATTTCGGCGCCCCCATTTTTTTCATCGTTGCCTTCGGCGTGGTGGCGCTGATCCTGTTCATCAACCGGCACGGCGGCGAGCTGATCCGCAACCTGTCCGTCGTGATCGGCCTGCTGGTCGGCGGCGCGGTGGCGTGGATGCTGGGCATGGGCAGCTTCGACGAAGTCGCGCGCGCACCGTGGTTCACCATGGTGACGCCGTTTGCCTTCGGCATGCCCACCTTCAACGTGGGCGCCATCACCACCATGGTGATCGTGATGGTGGTGCAGATGGTGGAATCGATGGGCCTGTTCATCGCCGTCGGCGATATCGTCAAGCGCCCCCTGACCGAGCGCGATGCCACCCGCGGCCTGCGTGCCAACGGCCTGGCCAGCGCCATCGGCGGCATGTTCGCGGCGTTCCCGTATATCGCCTTCATGGAGAACGTGGGCCTGGTCATCGTCACCGGGGTGCGCAGCCGCTGGGTAGTGGCCACCTGCGGCGCGATGCTGTGCGCCGTAGCGCTGGTGCCCAAGATCGGCGCCCTGTTTGCCTCGATCCCGGCCGCGGCGCTGGGCGGTGCAACCATGGTCATGTTCGGCGTAGTCGTGGCCGCCGGCATCAAGACGCTGGGAGAGGTCGAATACGACCGCAATCCCAACAACCTCTCCATCGTCTCCATCACGCTCGGCTGCGCGATGATGCCCGTGATGCTGCCCGGCATGCTGGAGAAGCTGCCCGGCTTCCTGCAGCCCTTTGTCCACAGCAGCGTGATCATCGCCTGCGTGGTCTCTGTGCTGCTCAACCTGATTCTCAACGGCGTGCCCGCCCGTGAAGCCGACGAGCTGCCCGCCAGTGCCGACAACGTCCAAGGGGTCTGA